The Balaenoptera musculus isolate JJ_BM4_2016_0621 chromosome 6, mBalMus1.pri.v3, whole genome shotgun sequence nucleotide sequence TGGCCTGGGTGGGCAGAGCAGCTGGGAGCCTGTccctctctgtgtcccctccATTACCCTCATGATCCAGGGACCTGCGGGGCAACTCGCTCAACTGTGACTGCAAGGTGAAGTGGCTGGTGGAGTGGCTGGCACACACCAACACCACGGTGGCGCCCATCTACTGCGCCAGCCCGCCCCGCTTCCAAGAGCACAAGGTGCAGGATCTGCCACTGCGGGAGTTCGACTGCATCACCACAGGTAGGAAGAAGGTGCCCCACCTCGGGCATCAGGCTGGGCCTCCCCAGGGAAGCTCCCAGCACCCTGCCTTGCCAGTCGAGTAACTCTTACCACCCAGAAAGCTCTTACCCTTCTCcctaaccaccaccaccacccccccgacCCATCCCTGCAGATTTCGTGCTGTACCAGACCCTGTCCTTCCCAGCGGTGTCGGCCGAGCCCTTCCTTTACTCCAGTGACCTCTATTTGGCTTTGGCCCAGCCAGGAGCCAGCGCTTGCACCATCCTCAAGTGGGACTATGTTGAAAGGCAGCTTCGAGACTATGATAGAATCCCAGGTATCTGCGCCTGGCCTGGTTGCGGTGGTCCTTATGGTGGGGTGGGCTCCATTGTTCCTCTTCATTGAGTTCCTATAGGTAGAAGGATAGATGAAACATGGTCTCTGCACATAAGAACTTTCTAGTCTTTGGGGGGAGGctgatacatacacacataacatCCACATAATACGTAGGTGTTAGGAGGAAGATATGACCACAATGCTCTGGGAGCACAAAGGAGAGGCCTATCCTGGgcaatcaaggaaggcttcctggtggaggggatgcCTACGCTGAATCTTGAAGGataagggagagggaggagtgaTGTCCAGGATCCTGGCTTAAGTAACTGGATGGTGCCAGAGAACTAAGGAAGATACAGGAGTGGCTAGTGAGCTCAGTTTGGGATCCACTGAGTTTAAGCTGAGTCTCGAAGGCTGAGGGAGACTTAGCTAGGAGAAAAATTGTGGGAAGGGTATTCTGGCAGAGGGAACGGCATGAGCAAAGTCAAGAAGGTGTGCAGCAGCTTAGCATGTGAGAGTATGCACGTGTAAACAATTAGCAGCTCGCAGGATGACAGCATAATGTTCAAGGTGGAGAGTGGCAGACGAGACCCGAGAGAGAGATGAGGACCAGACCATTGACAGGTTCTGAGCAGAGTGTATGAATCAATCCAATCTGTATTTTGGAAAATTCCCTCTGTAAGCAGTGTGGAGAGTGCTAGGCATGAAGCAAGACAGGTGGGCACACCAGGAGGGGTTCAGCTGGAGCCTGGACTGAGACAGCAGCAGTGTGGATAGAGAGGTAGAATAAGGGGGGATTGAACTGACACAAGAGGAAATGGAAAGTTTATATTGCCCTGTATCTATGAAAGAACTTGAAGTCGTTACATAAAAAACCCTTCTCCCAAAGAAGACTCCAGGGCCAGatggtgaattccatcaaacgtttaaggaagaaataataccaatcttACACACACTGTATTAGAAAGCAGAAGGGAGGGTTGACAGGACTTAGGGACTGGTCAGCAGTGGGTGAGGGAGAGGGCGGCAGTGTTGGGGATGGCTCCCAGGATTCAGGATGGGGTGACTGGGCAGAGCCACAAATTGAAATCAAGAACACAGGTTTTGGGGTAGATACAGAGCTCAGTCTCGGCCAGCCAGAGTTTGAGATGCTTGTGGATGTCGGGGGAAGGAGGGTCTAAGCTGCTGCTCAGGAGCTGGGGGAGTCATCAGCATCTGGGTGCACAGACCAAGGCTGTGGAAAGGACTCAGGGCAGTGACTGCCAGAGGCTGAGGCTCAGCACAGGCTTCCCTTGGGAAACAGGTGGGGtcacgaggaggaggagggtggtgaAGCAGCGCTGGcaagcaggagaggaggggcgATGACTGGGGACACCAGGAGAGGCGAGAGTGTGTCCACACATGACTCCGGTGCCTGAGAAGGGGTCCGGGCAATCTGGTTGTGATGCAGATGTTCTCGTACATAAAAGCCCTCTCACAAGTGGGAGCTCTTGGGGGATTGTGTTTTCATACACAAGGCTCCAAGGCTCTGTTTACCTAGGCTTTGTCACCAGCTGTGGCTGTGTTCaaactctttctccttcccctgcctggACATTCGCCAGTGGGGTAGCTTAGGGCAAGTCACTAAGACTCCAAGCCTCAATTACTTCCTGTgtgaaattacaaaataatagggTGTATTTCAGCATGATTCATTGAGGCAATGTGTTCACACTTAGCACAGTGACTATACACAATAAAAGTTCAATAATGGACATGACGGTTACACAATCGGTCGATATCTAGCAGCACTTACTTTGTGCTCAGTGTCAGCTTGTATTTGAACCTTGGGGTCAAGAGCAAAGGGAGGGTGATGCTGAGATTGATTATTAGCTGTGAGACAATTAGAAAGCATTGAGCACCCAGTGGATATTCAGCGGGGAGAGAATACTGTAGCAAAGACCTTTAGTCTTCGCCCACCGTTGGAAGGGACCAACCCTCTTTTCTGAGGGTGTGGCGTGGGGCAGGGGCTTGCGGGCCCCCTGACGCTGCCTGACTCGTTTCCCTCCATCCTGCAGCCCCCTCTGCAGTGCACTGCAAGCCGATGGTGGTGGACAGCCAGCTGTATGTGGTGGTGGCCCAGTTGTTTGGTGGCTCTTACATTTACCACTGGGACCCCAACACCACGCGCTTCACCAAGCTGCAGGACATCGACCCTCAGCGCGTGCGCAAGCCCAATGACCTCGAGGCCTTCCGCATCGATGGCGACTGGTACTTTGCCGTGGCTGACAGCTCCAAGGCGGGGGCCACCAGCCTCTACCGCTGGCACCAGAACGGCTTCTACTCCCACCAGGCCCTGCATGCCTGGCACCGTGACACTGACCTGGAATTTGTAGACGGCGAGGGCAAGCCACGCCTGATCGTGTCCAGCAGCTCCCAGGCCCCCGTCATCTATCAGTGGAGTCGCACCCAGAAGCAGTTTGTGGCCCAGGGCGAGGTGACCCAGGTGCCTGATGCCCAGGCTGTGAAACACTTCCGCGCAGGCCGCGACAGCTACCTGTGCCTCAGCCGCTACATCGGCGACTCCAAGATCCTGCGCTGGGAGGGCACCCGCTTCTCCGAGGTGCAGGCGCTGCCCTCCAGGGGCTCGCTGGCCCTGCAGCCCTTCCTGGTGGGTGGCCGCCGCTACCTGGCGCTGGGCAGCGACTTCTCCTTCACACAGATCTACCAGTGGGATGAGGGGCGGCAGAAGTTTGTGCGGTTCCAGGAGCTGGCGGTGCAGGCCCCTCGGGCCTTCTGCTACATGCCTGCTGGGGACGCCCAGCTGCTCCTGGCCCCCAGCTTCAAGGGACAGACACTCGTGTACCGACACGTGGTGGTGGATCTCAGTGCCTAGAGGGGGTCCGAGGCCTCTGGGTTCCTCGGGCAGCCCTGGAGGCTGGGTGGAGCCTCCAGGTGAGCAGCATGTTTGCCTGTGTGGACACATTTAGCCAGCCTGCATACGTGCCCTCACGTACACATCCCCCCGGTGAGCGTGGACCGTACCGTGGACTCTAGCCCAGGGATGCCACTTAATTTTCACTGTAATCAGCATGACGTCTTGTATACGCACCAGACAGCCCAGCCCCTGGTGCCCTCCCATATGTGGACGCCGGTTCACCCCACACCACATGTGCAGCCTCCCTTGCTCTGCTGCCTTCCACATGCTCTGGCCCAGGGAGGGGTCCTGGGGGCGCTGGAGGCTGAACCGCTCCCTCCTGTTCTTCAGCTTATCCTTCTGACCCTCTGGTCTTTCCTGTTGGTGCTCCAGGTGTCTGTTTACCTGCTCATGCTCCGCATTGCAGCCCATGGCCACGTCCTTCGTACTGCCGGGTGCGCTCACCCACGCTACCTGCCTTCTGCACGCACACGTGGACACGGACAGACTCCCTCAgttacacgcacacacacctgtCTACACTCCCATCTCCACGTGCACACATGCAGATTCAGCGCTGCCTAAAGTGGGTCCCCTCCATGACCTTGCCTCTCTTCCTGGAGGGGCACAGAGTACCCACCCTCCTCTGCTCACCCCTGGTGTGCCCACCCTGCAGCTGAAAACGATTGGAATGGTGGTGCCAACCTCTGGGCACCAGCTTGACCTCCTGGGGGCAAAGCCCCTCTGCCCGAAGCAATAACAACAGCTCCAGCAGACCCTGCCGTCTTCCCAGCGCTGTCTCAGTGCTCACTGGAGTTTCCTTCTCTGACCCTGAATCCAGCTCACTGGTGAACAGGAGACCACCCAGATGAAagcctttctgcttttctttccttagcTGCCCCAGCCTCAGACCACCCCCTGGTTCAGCCCCACCATTGGGATATGGACCCTGCACTGTGTTGGCTCCTTTGGGTGCGTCCAAGGGCTGGCcaagccagggatgctgcaagCACCTGAGGCATCTGGGCAGGTGCCAGGAGTGGAACTGGGCTGAAGAGCATCCTGGGGGCCCTGGCGCCCCTCCAAACCACAGAGGCACACCCCAGGAGCACTGCCTTTCAGTGCAAGCTGAGTGCCGcaggggggcgggagggagggtcCCGTGGGAGCAGCACCTGGCAGCCAAGCTTCTGCTGCTCTCTGCTGTACGCTGGGAATGGAGGGCTCTGAGATGTTAGGCTGGTAGGGAAGGCACAGGGCGGGGAGTCTCTTCCCTGTGCCCAGACTGTGTGGGGACCTCCAGGTAGGAGGATGCCCGGGGGCACTTGGGGACAATGCTCTGATTCACTTGCTTCAAATAAAAAGTTTCCACCCCATTGACGGCTCTCAGGTATCCAATGGTGATGGTCAGCAGCACCTGTTTCCTTAAGAACAGAGCTGTGTTGTCTGTCCCTGCTGCTTGCAGGGGGCCAGCATCAGCTTTCAgacccccttcctccctgctcccctccctctgAGGAGTGAGTAGGCACCCCAAAGTCAGCCGGTGCTGGGGTCAGGAGTTCATGGTGATGACGTTCAGGTGCTGGGTGTGACTAGTCTCTATCACCTGGGGCTGACTCACGGCCAAGTGTTCCTTCCTGGAGATCACAGTCTTGGGGCCCACTGAGACTGGAGGCTGTCCCTCGGTCAGGTCAAATCCAACCAACAGGGCCAAGGACAAGCTCAGCAGTCCGtctcctctccacccccctcTGCTGGACAAATATGTCATCGCTGCCACCCTCGGCCCTAGGTGTGAGATTTCAA carries:
- the LGI3 gene encoding leucine-rich repeat LGI family member 3 isoform X2 encodes the protein MAGLRARLGSGLGLLALSTLGLCLMLQVGAKRPPKTPPCPPSCSCTRDTAFCVDSKAVPRNLPSEVISLTLVNAAFSEIQDGAFSHLPLLQFLLLNSNKFTLIGDNAFTGLSHLQYLFIENNDIWALSKFTFRGLKSLTHLSLANNNLQTLPRDIFRPLDILSDLDLRGNSLNCDCKVKWLVEWLAHTNTTVAPIYCASPPRFQEHKVQDLPLREFDCITTAPSAVHCKPMVVDSQLYVVVAQLFGGSYIYHWDPNTTRFTKLQDIDPQRVRKPNDLEAFRIDGDWYFAVADSSKAGATSLYRWHQNGFYSHQALHAWHRDTDLEFVDGEGKPRLIVSSSSQAPVIYQWSRTQKQFVAQGEVTQVPDAQAVKHFRAGRDSYLCLSRYIGDSKILRWEGTRFSEVQALPSRGSLALQPFLVGGRRYLALGSDFSFTQIYQWDEGRQKFVRFQELAVQAPRAFCYMPAGDAQLLLAPSFKGQTLVYRHVVVDLSA
- the LGI3 gene encoding leucine-rich repeat LGI family member 3 isoform X1; translated protein: MAGLRARLGSGLGLLALSTLGLCLMLQVGAKRPPKTPPCPPSCSCTRDTAFCVDSKAVPRNLPSEVISLTLVNAAFSEIQDGAFSHLPLLQFLLLNSNKFTLIGDNAFTGLSHLQYLFIENNDIWALSKFTFRGLKSLTHLSLANNNLQTLPRDIFRPLDILSDLDLRGNSLNCDCKVKWLVEWLAHTNTTVAPIYCASPPRFQEHKVQDLPLREFDCITTDFVLYQTLSFPAVSAEPFLYSSDLYLALAQPGASACTILKWDYVERQLRDYDRIPAPSAVHCKPMVVDSQLYVVVAQLFGGSYIYHWDPNTTRFTKLQDIDPQRVRKPNDLEAFRIDGDWYFAVADSSKAGATSLYRWHQNGFYSHQALHAWHRDTDLEFVDGEGKPRLIVSSSSQAPVIYQWSRTQKQFVAQGEVTQVPDAQAVKHFRAGRDSYLCLSRYIGDSKILRWEGTRFSEVQALPSRGSLALQPFLVGGRRYLALGSDFSFTQIYQWDEGRQKFVRFQELAVQAPRAFCYMPAGDAQLLLAPSFKGQTLVYRHVVVDLSA